The Caulobacter sp. FWC2 region CCAACCGCCGCCGCGTGCCGCCGTTCGGTCTTCGCGGCGGCGGGCCGGGCGCGGTCGGAACAGCGCGGATCGAACGCGCCGACGGTCGCGTTCAGGCCATGGCCGCCACTGACCTCGTCGAGGTCGCGGTCGGTGACGCCATTGTCATCGAGACGCCAGGCGGCGGCGGTTGGGGAGAAGCGTGATGGCCAAGGCGTCCGTACTGTTCGTCTGCATGGGCAATATCTGTCGCTCGCCCCTGGCCGAGGGGGCGTTCCGGGCGGAAGCCGAGCGGCTGGGCCTGGAGGTCACGGTCGACAGCGCTGGCACCGGCGGCTGGCACAAGGGCGACCCGCCAGATCCGCGCGCCATCGCCGTGGCGCGGCGTAACGGCGTCGACATCAGCGGCCTGAAGGCGCGCCAGGTGAAGCCCGACGACTTCCGGATCTTCACCCACATCTACGCCCTCGACCATGACAACCTGCGGGGCCTGCTGCAGGTCGCCCCCTCTGACGCGACCGCCGAGGTCGGCCTGTTGCTGGATCTGGTCGAGGGGCATCGGGGCCGGGCCGTGGCCGATCCGTACTATGGGGACGACGCAGGGTTCGACGTGACCTGGAGCGATGTGGTCCTGGCGGCGCAAGCCCTGGCGCGGCGACTGGCAGATGAGGGCTGGGCCAGGGTCTGACCCTTATCCGTTCATTGCCGCGCCGCAGGGAAGGGCGGCTTGGGATTTAAGGCCTAGGTGGCCGGGTGGCTCTTCGCCCAGCCCTCATAGGCCTTGATCGCCTTGGCCGGCGCCGTGCCGAACCAGGAATAGCCGTTGCGGCGCTCCAGCGAGAGCTCGTTGGCGTTGTCGCGCAGGGTCTTGTCGCGTTCGCCAAAGACCGGCTGGCCAGCGGTGTCGTAGTAGCGCGACCAAAGCGGACCCGCGCCCGGCTGGTCGACCAGCCGGCGGCCTTCGGGGTCGCCTTTCCCGCCGGTCCAGGCCTTGCCCATGATCGCAGCGCCCTTCAGCCAGGCTACGCCCGCATGGACGGCGGCCACTTCCGCTGGGGTCGGGTCGGGCAGGCTCATCAGATAGACCAGCAGGTCGGCGCTCTCGCCCGTCGAGAGGGCCGGCGGCTCGAAGTTGCGACCGGCGACCGGGGCCAGGGTGAAGGGGTCGGCCTGCTGGCCCCAGATCGTCAGCTTGCCGCCGACGCGGATCTGCGAGGCGACGATGACCTCGCGACCCTTCCGGGCGGCGACGCCGGCCTTGGCGCGCAGGTCGGCGGGCACGAAGGCGAAGTCGGCCTTGGCTTCGAAGACCTCGGTCAGCAGATCGGCGGCTTCCGAAACGGCGTTGTCATTGAAGGTGACCGCATCATGGTAGCCCCCTTCCAGCGGCCAGACCTGCGGCCAGCCGCCGTTCGGAAACTGCGCGGCCAGCAGGTAGCGCACACCCTTCAGGAAGCTCGTCCGATAGGCCTCGCCCTCCTTGCCCGGGAGCTGGCCTGCGACTTTGGCGAGAAAGCGCATCTCGGTGATGGTCGCGTTGTTGTCCAGCGTGCCGACATAACCCCAGGCGGGGTCGCGGGCGGCGTCGAAATCGGCCTCGCTGAGGTGCTTGGAATTGTTGTCGGCGTGCCAGGGTTGGCCCGGCAGGCGCAGGGCTCCGGTGCGGTCCTCGTTCTTGCTCCAGCCGCCGGACGGCGTCTGGAAGCTGACGATAACGTCGGCGATGTGGCGCGCCTCGGGCGAGGCGTACCAGGCCGCATCCCTGTCCAAGGCCATGCCGTTGTCGCCATGACCGGTCGGCGGCGACGGCGGCGCGGCCTGGTCTGGCTCCAGCTCGGCGGCCAGGGCGGCGCGGTCGGCCTTTTCCTGGGCGGTCGATCGCTCGAGATAGGCCTTCCACGCCGGCTGCTGGGCGGCCGGCAGCTGGGCGATCCGCTCGGCGGTGATCGGCTGGGCCGGGACGTTGGTCCCGATCACGCTGGCGGACCCCGGCGCGGCCAGCAGGCTGGCGGACAACAGAAGGCCGATCATGGCGGTGCGGTGGGTCATCTGGACGTCTCTCCCCGGCAGGCGTCGTTGTCGTTGACCGCCTCGTCTCACGGGAATGATACCGGTTTCCTACCGCTATGAAACGGGTTGAAATCAGCCCTCGATGATGTGCGGGATGAACCGCGAGCGGTCCCGAGTCACTTGGCCGCGATCCTCGCGCACGCCGATGCCGGCGGCTTGGTCGCCGATCACCCAGGAGCCGACCACCGGATAGTTCACGCCGAACTTGGGCGGCGGCTTCAGTTCCTGCCGGATCCAGCCTTCCTGGCCATAGCCCAGGTCGAGCACCCGGCCCCGGCGGCCGTCCTTCCAGAGCTCGACATTGGCGCCCTCGCGGCTGAACAGCGGCTTGCGGGCGTAGCTGTTGCCCAACCGCTCGACCTTGGGATCGTCGTCAAAATAGGTCTCGAGCAGGTTCGGATGGCCCGGGTGGCGCTCCCACAGCAGCGGCAGCAGCGCCTTGTTCGACAGCACCGCCTTCCACGGCGGCTCGAGGAACAGGGTCTTGGAGCCGGCGATATTGGCCGCGTACGGCTCGCGCAGCATGTCCTCCCAGGGGTACAGCTTGAACATCGCCCCGACGATGTAGTTGTCCTGGTCAACGAAACGGCCGTCGGCGTCGAGGCCGATCGCCGTCATCGGCACGAACTTCGGCTCCAGCCCCGCCAGCCGCGCCATGTCCTCCAGGAACCGCACGGTCTGGCGGTCCTCGACGAAGTCCGGATCGCTGGCGAAGTGGACGAAGCCGCCGTTCGGGAAGATCGCCTTGAAGCGATCGGACAACTGGTCGTGCAGGCTGTTGAACTGGTCCGTGCTGTCCGGCAGCAGGTCTTGCTGGATCAGGTCCTCCAGCCACAGCCACTGGAAGACGCCAGCCTCATAGATGCTGGTCGGCGTGTCGGCGTTGTACTCATAGAGCTTGGGCGGGCCCGCCCCGTCGTAGAAGAAGTCGAAGCGGCCGTAGAGCGAGGGATCGCGCGCCGCCCACGAGGCGGCGACCAGATCGCGGGAGGCCTCGGGAATTCGCAGACGCGCCATCACGGCGTCGCTCTTCACCGCGTCGTCGACGAGGTCGAGACACAGCTGGTGCAGCGTCTCGGTCGCGGGCTCCAGATGGCCCTCGACCTCCTCCAGCGTGAAGGCGTAAGCGGCCCGTTCGTCCCAATAGCGACGGCCGTCAGCGTGGTGCCAGGTGAAGCCGACCGCCTCGGCCTTGGACTTCCAGTCGGGCCGAGGCGTCAGGGTGAGACGGCGCATCAGGCGTCCGAGCCGTCCTTGTGGACCTTCTGCTTGTCCTCGATGGCCAGCATCGGGGCGGGCAGAGCCTCGTCCTTCGGGGCCATCAGGCGGGCCAACACGTCCTCGGCGCCGCCACCGCCCGGCAGGATGCCGGCGGCCGCCAGCTTGGCGTCGAGATCCGCGCCGGTCTTGCGGTCTTCCGACTCGCTGTGCAGGCGGAACTGCTCCTCGCGGACCGACTGGCGCTCCTTGATGCGCTTGAGGCTGTCGGCGGCCGAGCCGACGACGCCGCTGGCCGAGCCCGAACGCGAGATGACCGCAGCCTGGGCCTTCTGGACGCTCTCGTTGACCTTCACGATCTCGATTTCGCGGCGCAGGGCTTCGACCTTGGTGTCGGTCTGGGCGATGATCGTGCGCAGCTTGTCCTCGGCCGTGCGCAGTTCGGTCATCTGCGTGGCCTTCTGGCCCGCGTCCTTCTCGAGGTCGGCGATGCGCTGGGCCACTTCCAGGGCCAGGGCCTGGTCGCCCTTGTTCATCGCCGCGCGGGCCGAGGACTCGTACTTGCGCGACTGGTCGGTGAGCTGGGCGACCTCGGTCTCCAGGCTGCGGCGGCGGGCGACCAGCTTGGCCAGCTCGTCCCGGGCCTTGCCCTGGGCGTTGTCGGCGTCGCGGATTTCCTGGTCCAGGATCCTCAGGGCGTTGGCGTCCACGATGGTTTGCGCGCCGTCATGCGCGGTCCCACGGAACAGGGCCGAGAGCTTGCTCCAGATCGACATCAGTAAGTCTCCAGGTCCGGTTCTTTAAGCGGCCGACGCGCGGCTTTTTTCGAAGGTGTCGCGCAGGTCGCTGGCGGCGGCGATGGCGTTGTCGGCCAGGGTGCGCAGCTCGATGATCAGCGTCTGCAAGGTGGTCTTGGACGAGATCTCGCCCATCAGCTCGTAATAGTCACGGCCGTCGACGCTGGTGATGCCGAAATTCGACAGCGGCACGATCTTCTGGGCCTTGAGCAGGAATTCGTTGAAGGCCGCGCGGTCGTTCTGCTCGTCGCAGGGCCACAGCAGGGTCGAGACGACCAACTGCAGCGCGCCGCCGCTGACATAGATCGGCAGGTCGCCGAATTCATTCATCACGACCTGCAGCACGGGCTCGACGCCCTCGACGACGGTGACGGTCATCTCGTCCGGGCGCACGAGGGCGCTTTCCACCAGCGCGTCGCGCAGGCTGTGGATCGTCCAGGCGGTGTCGATAACGGAGTCCATGTGTCTGACGCCCTTGGGGGGATGGGGGTTGGTTGCCAGGGTCGGCCCGCGGACCGACTCGACGACGATCGCTTGAACGGCCGAAAGGATGTCGGGCTTGCATGCCGCCGGCGCCCAGACTTCGATCTTGACGAAGCCGGCGTTCCGGCGGGCTTCACGCCACGCTCGGGTTCTTTCAGCGGCCTGGGCGCTTCGGGTCGATTTGGCAGGCATGCGTTACATGTACGCATAACATGTACGCTTGACAAGGCGTGGTTCGGCGTCATCCTGCGACCGACTTCACCCGAGGGCAAGTAGCGTTCGGGCGCTTTTGGCGTCGCACCACAAATAGGCGATGCGACCAGGATTTTGAGGGCTCGCGCACCGCGATGTTCGGAAAGCTTTTCGGCAACAAAGGCGGCGAGACCAGGTCCGCTCTGCCCGTGATCCGCAATGTCACGCTCGGTCGGACCGTGGTGCTGGATCCGCTGGCCTGGCGTCGGTTCGGGGCGGAAACCAAGTTCGCCCTCGACCGCGACACGCTGGAGATCACCGCCCAGGGGCTGATCCAGCTGAACGACGGCGCGTTCGTGCACCGCTTCTATACGGACGACGAAATCCTGTTCCAGGTCGTCTCGGACGACCGCGAGGGCCAGAAGGCGAACGACTTCACCGTCTTCATGCCTTGGGCCAGCGAGTATCCGGCCGACCGCGCCGATCGCGACCTGTGGGCCCAGCGCCTACGCGCTCGCACCTTTCAGCCCGAGGGCCTGCCCGCCTATACCCGCCTATGGTTCGGCGAGGAGGCCGGCGAGCAGGATCCCGTGACCCTATGGGAAGACGTCTACTACAACCGCGACGCCGAGCGGCCCGACCGCCGCCTCTTTCAGACCACCATGCTGTTCAACCGCGACCTCGCCGGCGGCGACGGGCGCGAGCTGCTCCTGGCCCTGACCTTGGAGCCCGAGGACAGCAAGGATGTCAGCCACGAAATGATGATCGGCCTGCCGCTTTCGGTGGGCGAATTCCGAGCCTAGGTAGGGGGCAAGCCAGATGTTCGACTTCACCGGATTCCAGGAAGGCGCGACCGCGTTCCTGCTGGCCTTCGTCGTGGCCGGCCTGTTCACGATCGCCTTCAAGTACATCTACCAGTGGGTCACGCCCTACAACGAGAAAGCCCTGATCCGCGCGGGCAACAACACCGCGGCCCTTGCCCTGGCTGGCGCGCTGATCGGCTACGCCCTGCCTCTGGCCTCGGCTCTGAGCCATACCGTCAGCCTGCCGGAGCTCGCCGCCTGGGCGACCCTGGCGGGGATCATCCAGATCGCCGCCTTCACAGGCGTGCGCCTGGTCGCCTTGCCCGACGTCAAGGCGCGGGTCGAGGCCAACGAGGTCTCGATCGGCATCTATCTGGCCGGCATCTCGATCGCGGTCGGCCTGCTGAACGCCGCCTGCATGACCGTCTGAGGATCAGAGCGATGACCATGCGCAAGCGCTCGAACTCCCTGAAGCTGACCACCATGCTGGCCGGCGCCACGGCCCTGACCCTGTCCGGTTGCGACGACCCCGGCGGCCAGGCCAGTTGGGATCCCAACAAGGGCGAGCAGGTCGAGGCCTTCAGCTACAAGACCCTGGAGGAGTGCAAGGCGGCCAACGAGGTCTCCGACGCCCAGTGCGACACCTCCTACGCCGCCGCCCAGAAGGACGACGCCAAGGACGCCCCGAAGTACGAGGCCCGCGCCTCGTGCGAGGACGTCTATGGCGTCGGCAACTGCGTGCCGCGCAGCCAGGCAAACGGCGGCGGCAGCTTCTTCACGCCGCTGCTGGCCGGCTTCGTGATCGGCCAGATGCTGGACGGCGGCTATCGCGGCACCGGCCTGTATCGCCGCGACGACCGCTATGGCGGCGGCTACTACTCGACCTGGGGCGGACACCTGGGCCGCGACTACAGCACCGGCCGCACGGTCATCAGCCGCGAGAGCATCGACCCGCCGGACGCGATCCGCAACGCTCCGCCCAAGGTCCAGACCCGCACCTCCGTCGTCTCGCGCGGCGGCTTCGGCGGCGGCCGCAGCTATGCCCATAGCGGCAGCTACAAGGGCGGTTTCGGCGGCTAGATCGGATCGATGCGTTTTTGCAATTGACTCGCAACTAGACATCCCATCTAGTTGCGATGTGTTCGCAAGAACGCGTCGGGCCGCTCACCGAGATCGGTTCGCCACGGCGGGTGTCGGCCCCCTGCTTGGCGAGGAGATTTCCGGCGTGCGGCCCGACCCTTTCTCAGAGAACCACCTGAACCATTGCGGCCCGGTCGGCCTGGCCGACGGCGAGCGGATCCTGCTCTGGATGCTCCGCCAATGGGTCACCGCCCGCGTGCTGGGCGAAGAACCCGGCCAACGGCTGTCGAAGAAGGCCGGCGCCCTCGTCTCGGCCCGCGTTGCCACCGCCTTCATCCTGATGATGAGCGCCATAGAGGGCCAGGTGCGCCGTCCGCTCTGCGTCTCCGCGCCCTGCTGCAAGGGCTATGCGGACGACGAGCAGCGCCTGATCACCGCTTGCGGCGTCTGCCCCGCCTCGCCCGAGATCGCCGGCCGCTTGATCGAGGGCCTGGTGATCACGCCCGAGAGCGTGACGGTGATGGCGCGGTTTCTCAATGCGGCCCTGGCCAATGACGGGATGGCGCTGCCGATGCGGTTCGATGAGCCGGAGGTTTCAGCATCTCAGACACGCCCGCCGACCCTGCAATGAACACCGGCTAGAGCGCTCTGAGAATCCGCGCCGCTTCAGCCACCGCCGCCTCATCCGTATCCCGCAGCTCCGGCGGCACGAAGCCCATCTCGTTCAGCTTCGACCCGGGCTCGGCGCCCGGGATCGGCCTGCCAAACGAGCCGTGCACCTCGCGCACGCCGGTCCGCTTCACCAGTTCGGCCACGTTCGAGGGCCGCACGCCGGCGCCGGCCAGGATCGCGATCCGGCCGTCGGCCTGCTGGACCAGCTCGGCGAGCTGTTCCGCGCCCGCCTGAGCCGTTAGGGCGCCGCCCGAGGTCAGGACCCGCTCAAAGCCCAGGGCGATCGCCGCCTCCAGCGCCACCGCCATGTCGGGAACCAGATCGAACGCGCGGTGCAGGGTCATGCCCAGCCCTCGGCTGTGCTCGACCAGCACCTCCAGCGCGGCGAGATCCAACTGTCCGTCGGGCAGGTT contains the following coding sequences:
- a CDS encoding copper homeostasis protein CutC, translating into MSVDRILLEVCVDTPAGLAAAIAGGADRIELCSALALQGLTPAPGLMALAAEAPIPIYPMIRPRNGDFCYDAGDLDHIRRDIDAVRRYGLAGVTIGANLPDGQLDLAALEVLVEHSRGLGMTLHRAFDLVPDMAVALEAAIALGFERVLTSGGALTAQAGAEQLAELVQQADGRIAILAGAGVRPSNVAELVKRTGVREVHGSFGRPIPGAEPGSKLNEMGFVPPELRDTDEAAVAEAARILRAL
- the pelA gene encoding pectate lyase codes for the protein MTHRTAMIGLLLSASLLAAPGSASVIGTNVPAQPITAERIAQLPAAQQPAWKAYLERSTAQEKADRAALAAELEPDQAAPPSPPTGHGDNGMALDRDAAWYASPEARHIADVIVSFQTPSGGWSKNEDRTGALRLPGQPWHADNNSKHLSEADFDAARDPAWGYVGTLDNNATITEMRFLAKVAGQLPGKEGEAYRTSFLKGVRYLLAAQFPNGGWPQVWPLEGGYHDAVTFNDNAVSEAADLLTEVFEAKADFAFVPADLRAKAGVAARKGREVIVASQIRVGGKLTIWGQQADPFTLAPVAGRNFEPPALSTGESADLLVYLMSLPDPTPAEVAAVHAGVAWLKGAAIMGKAWTGGKGDPEGRRLVDQPGAGPLWSRYYDTAGQPVFGERDKTLRDNANELSLERRNGYSWFGTAPAKAIKAYEGWAKSHPAT
- a CDS encoding DUF1190 domain-containing protein, with translation MTMRKRSNSLKLTTMLAGATALTLSGCDDPGGQASWDPNKGEQVEAFSYKTLEECKAANEVSDAQCDTSYAAAQKDDAKDAPKYEARASCEDVYGVGNCVPRSQANGGGSFFTPLLAGFVIGQMLDGGYRGTGLYRRDDRYGGGYYSTWGGHLGRDYSTGRTVISRESIDPPDAIRNAPPKVQTRTSVVSRGGFGGGRSYAHSGSYKGGFGG
- a CDS encoding YjfI family protein, which translates into the protein MPAKSTRSAQAAERTRAWREARRNAGFVKIEVWAPAACKPDILSAVQAIVVESVRGPTLATNPHPPKGVRHMDSVIDTAWTIHSLRDALVESALVRPDEMTVTVVEGVEPVLQVVMNEFGDLPIYVSGGALQLVVSTLLWPCDEQNDRAAFNEFLLKAQKIVPLSNFGITSVDGRDYYELMGEISSKTTLQTLIIELRTLADNAIAAASDLRDTFEKSRASAA
- a CDS encoding low molecular weight protein-tyrosine-phosphatase, which gives rise to MGRSVMAKASVLFVCMGNICRSPLAEGAFRAEAERLGLEVTVDSAGTGGWHKGDPPDPRAIAVARRNGVDISGLKARQVKPDDFRIFTHIYALDHDNLRGLLQVAPSDATAEVGLLLDLVEGHRGRAVADPYYGDDAGFDVTWSDVVLAAQALARRLADEGWARV
- a CDS encoding PspA/IM30 family protein, translating into MSIWSKLSALFRGTAHDGAQTIVDANALRILDQEIRDADNAQGKARDELAKLVARRRSLETEVAQLTDQSRKYESSARAAMNKGDQALALEVAQRIADLEKDAGQKATQMTELRTAEDKLRTIIAQTDTKVEALRREIEIVKVNESVQKAQAAVISRSGSASGVVGSAADSLKRIKERQSVREEQFRLHSESEDRKTGADLDAKLAAAGILPGGGGAEDVLARLMAPKDEALPAPMLAIEDKQKVHKDGSDA
- a CDS encoding glutathionylspermidine synthase family protein; this encodes MRRLTLTPRPDWKSKAEAVGFTWHHADGRRYWDERAAYAFTLEEVEGHLEPATETLHQLCLDLVDDAVKSDAVMARLRIPEASRDLVAASWAARDPSLYGRFDFFYDGAGPPKLYEYNADTPTSIYEAGVFQWLWLEDLIQQDLLPDSTDQFNSLHDQLSDRFKAIFPNGGFVHFASDPDFVEDRQTVRFLEDMARLAGLEPKFVPMTAIGLDADGRFVDQDNYIVGAMFKLYPWEDMLREPYAANIAGSKTLFLEPPWKAVLSNKALLPLLWERHPGHPNLLETYFDDDPKVERLGNSYARKPLFSREGANVELWKDGRRGRVLDLGYGQEGWIRQELKPPPKFGVNYPVVGSWVIGDQAAGIGVREDRGQVTRDRSRFIPHIIEG
- a CDS encoding DUF350 domain-containing protein yields the protein MFDFTGFQEGATAFLLAFVVAGLFTIAFKYIYQWVTPYNEKALIRAGNNTAALALAGALIGYALPLASALSHTVSLPELAAWATLAGIIQIAAFTGVRLVALPDVKARVEANEVSIGIYLAGISIAVGLLNAACMTV
- a CDS encoding YjfK family protein, yielding MFGKLFGNKGGETRSALPVIRNVTLGRTVVLDPLAWRRFGAETKFALDRDTLEITAQGLIQLNDGAFVHRFYTDDEILFQVVSDDREGQKANDFTVFMPWASEYPADRADRDLWAQRLRARTFQPEGLPAYTRLWFGEEAGEQDPVTLWEDVYYNRDAERPDRRLFQTTMLFNRDLAGGDGRELLLALTLEPEDSKDVSHEMMIGLPLSVGEFRA